The proteins below come from a single Chrysoperla carnea chromosome 1, inChrCarn1.1, whole genome shotgun sequence genomic window:
- the LOC123304921 gene encoding 1,5-anhydro-D-fructose reductase-like: MAAPKVKLNNGLEIPALGLGTWQADAEGKCEEAVKYAIDIGYRHFDCAYLYGNEKEIGRAIQDKIKDGTVKREDLYITSKLWNDSHSPEKVVDACKKSLSNFGLPYVDLYLIHWPCGYDSQRGGAIFPSKFSSPSFSIIDTWKEMEKCVKLGLTKSIGISNFNHEQIERLLKHAEIKPVVNQVEVHPNLTQKKLIDFCKQLDIVVVAYCPLGTLGRSRRKDDDPTLVNIGKKYGKTSSQVILRYLVDIGTIPIPKSTNKERLKLNIDIFDFKLTPEEIQTIDKYDNNTRLCSASELQSHPEYPFHLDY; the protein is encoded by the exons atggCTGCACccaaagttaaattaaataatgggTTAGAAATACCAGCTCTTGGACTGGGTACGTGGCAG GCAGATGCTGAAGGCAAGTGTGAAGAAGCTGTAAAATATGCAATAGACATAGGATATCGACACTTTGATTGTGCCTATCTTTATGGAAACGAAAAAGAAATTGGGAGAGCTATACAAGATAAAATTAAAGATGGAACAGTTAAACGCGAAGACCTATATATCACAAGTAAATTATGGAACGATTCTCATAGTCCAGAGAAGGTTGTTGACGCTTGTAAAAAATCATTAAGTAATTTTGGATTGCCTTACGtggatttatatttaattcattggCCATGCGGGTACGATTCACAAAGAGGCGGTGCTATTTTTccatcaaaattttcttcaccATCTTTTTCTATTATTGATACTTGGAAAGAAATGGAAAAATGTGTTAAGTTAGGTTTAACCAAGAGTATTGGAATATCTAATTTTAATCATGAACAAATTGAAAGACTACTAAAACATGCTGAAATTAAACCAGTTGTTAATCag gTGGAAGTTCATccaaatttgacccaaaaaaagtTAATAGACTTTTGTAAACAACTAGATATTGTAGTAGTAGCTTATTGTCCATTGGGGACTCTTGGAAGAAGTAGAAGAAAAGATGACGATCCAACTTTAGTAAATATTGGTAAAAAGTATGGTAAAACATCATCCCAAGTTATCTTACGTTACTTGGTCGATATTGGAACTATACCAATACCAAAATCAACTAATAAggaacgtttaaaattaaacatcgatattttcgattttaaattaacaCCTGAAGAAATTCAAACAAttgataaatatgataataatacgAGATTATGTAGCGCAAGTGAATTACAAAGTCATCCAGAATATCCGTTTCATCTTGATTATTGA
- the LOC123305028 gene encoding aldo-keto reductase family 1 member B1-like: protein MAAPKVKLNNGLEIPALGLGTWQADTEGECYEIVKYAIDIGYRHFDCAFIYGNEKEIGKAIQEKINDGTVKREDLFITTKLWNDCHNPKEVVNACKKSLNNFGLPYVDLYLIHFPCGHEPEPDGSAFPSSIKSVPYNFIDTWKEMENCLKLGLTKSIGVSNFNHKQIERLLEKADIKPVCNQIEVHPNLNQKKLIAFCKERGIEVVAYGPFGSPTRPWAKPTDPIVKFDDPTLVNIGKKYGKTSSQVILRYLVDIGTIPIPKSTNKERLKLNIEIFDFKLTSDEIQIIDKYNCNGRVFCGVELKPHPEYPFNDEY from the exons ATGGCAGCACCAaaggttaaattaaataatggtttagaAATACCGGCTCTAGGATTAGGCACTTGGCAG GCAGATACTGAAGGCGAATGTTATGAAATCGTGAAATATGCTATCGATATAGGATATCGACATTTTGATTGTGCATTTATTTATGGAAATGAGAAAGAAATTGGTAAAGCCATTCAGGAGAAAATAAATGATGGAACTGTTAAACGTGAAGATTTATTCATCACAACAAAATTATGGAACGATTGTCATAATCCAAAAGAAGTTGTGAATGCttgtaaaaaatctttaaataattttggctTACCTTATGTTGATTTATATTTGATACATTTTCCATGCGGTCATGAACCTGAACCAGACGGCAGTGCTTTCCCATCGTCCATCAAATCTGttccatataattttatagatacttggaaagaaatggaaaattgtttaaagttAGGTTTGACTAAGAGCATTGGTGTGtcaaattttaatcacaaacaAATTGAAAGACTTTTGGAGAAAGCCGACATTAAACCAGTGTGTAATCAG atTGAAGTTCATCCAAATCTTAATCAAAAGAAGTTAATAGCATTTTGTAAAGAACGAGGTATTGAAGTTGTTGCATACGGTCCATTTGGATCACCGACAAGACCATGGGCAAAACCAACTGATCCTATTGTAAAATTTGATGATCCAACGTTAGTCAACATTGGTAAAAAGTATGGTAAAACATCCTCTCAAGTTATATTACGTTACTTAGTGGATATTGGGACAATACCGATTCCTAAATCAACTAATAAGGAacgtttgaaattaaatattgaaatttttgattttaaactaacgtctgatgaaattcaaattattgatAAGTATAATTGTAATGGGAGAGTTTTTTGTGGAGTTGAACTAAAGCCACATCCCGAATATCCATTTAATGATGAATattaa
- the LOC123304922 gene encoding sodium-coupled monocarboxylate transporter 1 yields the protein MALDQGSMMYDYIVFIVLVIASTLVAVYSKYSGPKEKTKSDYVFGTVGAVSMGAMMISIARGTLGVRSFLGYPSEYIYRGTGMWETLYGMLLAYPIVCYVFVPVYYSLGITSVYQYLDMRFKSRLVRCLASATFIIRSILNLGVTVFTPCIALNTVIGLPYWVSIFGITGISIAFTIMGGLKAAIMADVVQGITMIAVSVVVIIQGCIEAGGVSNVLQINKERSRLEFNNWDWDPTIRVTTPTAIIGQLFMSLTIFGCNQNFVQRYCSMKSEKQIRKTLLLNMPLITVLFSLSWIVGMVIFAVYANCDPLSTGYIKKIDEIVPFFIEDQFYFLPGILGLFMATLFNGALSLSVSILNSLATVTWEDFVSHIPVFQNFKETKQVVIIKIIGSCYGIAVMGVSFGIGMLSGVIESSMLVTSVTSGPLLGVFILAMLIPCANWKGTAVGMIVSHILTMWLAIGGLTVEKPPVVTLPLSVAGCHNESYNEHIMLPDQVWPMEAIPVNWDPTSDVTTQMAASKDVMTQIYSVSYMYYGLIGTMITLVVGITVSLITSSTDDDVYDEHLLHPLALKFSRMFPGKPRQYSLRTTTPASTSSTTVTEKTPSEKAEKESKNIDKFKMISENSISKL from the exons atGGCATTAGATCAAGGATCAATGATGTATGATTACATCGTGTTTATTGTATTAGTAATTGCAAGTACACTAGTTGCTGTATATAGCAAATATTCTGGaccaaaagaaaaaactaagaGTGATTATGTATTTGGTACGGTTGGTGCTGTGTCAATGGGTGCTATGATGATATCAATTGCCCGTGGAACATTAGGTGTACGATCATTTCTGGGATATCCCTCGGAGTATATATATAGGGGGACTGGAATGTGGGAAACATTGTATGGAATGTTATTAGCGTATCCAATTGTTTGTTATGTGTTTGTACCTGTTTATTACAGTTTAG GTATAACTTCAGTTTATCAATATTTGGACATGAGATTCAAATCACGCCTTGTACGTTGTTTGGCATCAGCGACATTCATTATCCGTTCTATATTAAATCTTGGCGTCACAGTATTTACACCATGTATTGCATTGAACACTGTTATTGGATTACCATATTGGGTATCAATTTTTGGAATAACTGGAATTAGTATCGCATTTACAATAATG GGTGGATTAAAAGCTGCAATTATGGCAGATGTTGTTCAAGGCATAACAATGATTGCTGTTAGTGTAGTTGTAATAATACAAGGATGCATTGAAGCTGGTGGCGTTTCAAATGTTcttcaaattaataaagaacGTTCTCGATTGGAATTTAACaa TTGGGATTGGGATCCTACTATTCGTGTGACAACACCAACAGCTATAATTGGTCAACTATTCATGTCGCTTACCATCTTTGGatgtaatcaaaattttgtacaacgTTATTGCAGTATGAAGTCAGAAAAACAAATTAGAAA aacGTTACTTTTAAACATGCCATTGATTACGGTGTTATTCAGTTTATCTTGGATCGTCGGCATGGTTATATTTGCAGTATATGCTAATTGTGATCCATTGAGTActggatatattaaaaaaattgatgaaatcgTTCCGTTTTTCATTGAagatcaattttatttcttacctGGTATTCTTGGATTATTTATGGCGACATTATTCAACGGTGCTTTAAG TTTATCAGTGTCAATATTAAATTCTTTGGCAACTGTCACATGGGAAGATTTCGTCAGTCATATTccagtatttcaaaattttaaagaaacaaaacaagttgttataataaaaattattggatcGTGTTATGGAATTGCTGTTATGGGTGTCAGTTTCGGTATTGGAATGTTATCTGGTGTAATTGAATCATCTATGTTGGTGACATCAGTCACAAGTGGTCCATTGCTTGGAGTATTTATTTTGGCTATGTTAATTCCATGTGCAAATTGGAAAGGTACAGCAGTTGGTATGATTGTAAGTCACATCTTGACTATGTGGCTTGCTATTGGTGGTTTAACTGTTGAAAAACCACCTGTAGTCACATTACCATTGTCTGTTGCTGGATGTCATAATGAAAGCTATAACGAACATATTATGTTACCCGATCAAGTTTGGCCAATGGAAGCAATTCCAGTAAATTGGGACCCTACTAGCGATGTCACGACTCAAATGGCTGCTTCCAA ggATGTAATGACACAAATATATTCGGTATCATACATGTATTACGGATTGATTGGAACCATGATAACGCTCGTTGTTGGAATTACAGTATCGTTAATTACTAGTTCGACAGATGATGACGTTTACGATGAACATTTATTGCATCCATTGGCATTGAAGTTCAGTCGTATGTTCCCAGGTAAACCAAGACAATATTCATTAAGGACGACTACACCAGCATCTACTTCTAGTACTACTGTAACAGAAAAAACACCATCTGAAAAAGctgaaaaagaaagtaaaaacatTGATAAATTTAAGATGATTTCAGAAAACTCTATTTCcaaattataa